The following are encoded in a window of Staphylococcus piscifermentans genomic DNA:
- the moaC gene encoding cyclic pyranopterin monophosphate synthase MoaC, whose protein sequence is MSEFTHINEQGNAKMVDVSEKEITKRTATAHSSITVNQDIYQQIIDHTNKKGNVLNTAQIAGIMAAKNTSTIIPMCHPLSLTGIDIAFEWDTTSSYTLNIEATVSTSGKTGVEMEALTAASATALTVYDMTKALDKGMVIGETYLLTKSGGKSGDYRRESK, encoded by the coding sequence ATGTCTGAATTTACTCATATCAATGAACAAGGTAATGCCAAGATGGTAGATGTTTCGGAAAAAGAAATTACGAAACGCACAGCTACCGCGCATTCAAGCATTACAGTTAATCAAGACATTTATCAACAAATTATAGATCATACAAATAAGAAAGGTAATGTGTTGAATACTGCACAAATCGCAGGAATTATGGCCGCAAAGAATACGTCCACAATTATTCCTATGTGCCACCCGCTCTCACTTACTGGAATCGACATTGCATTCGAATGGGATACAACATCATCTTATACTTTAAATATTGAAGCTACAGTTTCAACTTCTGGCAAAACAGGTGTAGAAATGGAAGCTTTGACTGCTGCTTCTGCTACTGCCTTAACTGTTTACGATATGACCAAAGCTTTAGATAAAGGGATGGTCATCGGAGAAACATATCTGCTTACTAAATCTGGTGGTAAATCCGGCGATTACCGTCGAGAATCTAAATAA
- a CDS encoding molybdopterin molybdotransferase MoeA, translating into MPVEKRNPIPVKEAIKRVVEQDIHTEVQNVPLNQSLGYVLAEDIVATYEIPRFNKSPYDGFALRSEDTVGASGDNRIEFEVIDHIGAGSVSDKTVGPNQAVRIMTGAEVPSGADAVVMLEQTKEGDHTFTIRKPFDHNENVSLKGEETEVGDVVLKKGQRINAGGIAVLATFGYTEVPVHKLPSAAIIATGSELLDVGDELEPGKIRNSNGPMIEGLLNQFGLEGEMYKIQEDDLESSIAVVKQAMETHDMVITTGGVSVGDFDYLPEIYKALDAEVLFNKVQMRPGSVTTVAVAHGKYLFGLSGNPSACYTGFQLFVKTGVLNMMHANEKFPQVVKATLMEDFKKANPFTRFIRSKATLNGMEATVVPSGFNKSGAVVAIAHSNAVVMLPSGTRGFHAGNTVDVILTETDVFEEELLL; encoded by the coding sequence ATGCCAGTTGAAAAAAGAAATCCTATTCCAGTTAAGGAAGCCATTAAACGCGTTGTAGAACAAGATATCCATACTGAAGTACAAAATGTTCCTTTAAATCAAAGTTTAGGTTATGTACTAGCAGAAGATATTGTAGCAACTTATGAAATTCCACGTTTTAATAAATCTCCTTACGACGGCTTCGCGTTAAGAAGTGAAGATACAGTAGGTGCAAGCGGCGACAACCGTATTGAGTTTGAAGTGATTGACCATATTGGTGCAGGTTCTGTATCTGATAAAACAGTGGGGCCAAACCAAGCGGTGCGTATTATGACAGGTGCTGAAGTTCCTTCAGGTGCAGATGCAGTGGTAATGTTAGAACAAACTAAAGAAGGCGACCATACATTCACTATTCGTAAACCGTTTGATCATAATGAAAATGTTTCTTTAAAAGGTGAAGAAACAGAAGTCGGCGATGTGGTATTGAAAAAAGGGCAACGTATTAATGCGGGCGGAATTGCAGTACTAGCAACATTCGGCTATACAGAGGTTCCTGTGCATAAATTACCATCTGCCGCTATTATCGCAACAGGCAGTGAGTTATTAGATGTCGGCGACGAATTAGAACCTGGCAAGATTCGTAACTCAAACGGACCAATGATTGAAGGCTTGTTAAATCAATTCGGCTTAGAAGGCGAAATGTATAAAATTCAAGAGGATGATTTAGAAAGCAGCATTGCTGTGGTCAAACAAGCGATGGAAACCCATGACATGGTGATTACTACAGGCGGTGTTTCAGTAGGTGATTTCGACTATCTCCCTGAAATTTATAAAGCATTGGATGCTGAAGTCTTATTCAATAAAGTACAAATGCGACCAGGCAGTGTTACAACTGTAGCAGTTGCGCATGGTAAATATTTATTTGGCTTATCAGGCAACCCATCAGCTTGTTACACAGGTTTCCAATTATTTGTCAAAACAGGTGTCTTAAATATGATGCATGCGAATGAGAAATTCCCGCAAGTAGTGAAAGCCACTTTAATGGAAGATTTCAAAAAAGCAAACCCATTCACACGTTTTATCAGATCTAAAGCCACTTTAAATGGAATGGAAGCTACAGTCGTGCCTTCAGGATTTAATAAATCAGGTGCAGTAGTCGCTATTGCACATAGTAATGCTGTGGTAATGCTGCCAAGTGGTACAAGAGGATTCCATGCCGGTAATACGGTAGATGTAATTTTAACTGAGACAGATGTCTTCGAAGAGGAACTTTTACTATGA
- the mobB gene encoding molybdopterin-guanine dinucleotide biosynthesis protein B, which yields MILQIVGYKDSGKTTLMAETVHFLKEAGYRVVTIKHHGHGAEDITLQDNTVDHMKHFEAGADQSIVQGHELRETITRTSEAALSQIIDSAVTIEYDIILAEGFKQADYDKVVIYRNPEELSSLSALSHVQYKLPFQKLNDLEPFYQWLESWIDIKKG from the coding sequence ATGATTTTGCAAATCGTGGGATATAAGGATTCAGGGAAGACAACATTGATGGCTGAAACGGTTCACTTTTTAAAAGAAGCGGGCTATCGTGTCGTAACAATCAAACATCATGGTCACGGTGCAGAGGATATTACCTTGCAAGACAACACCGTAGACCATATGAAACATTTTGAAGCTGGCGCGGATCAGAGTATTGTGCAAGGACACGAGTTAAGAGAAACGATTACGCGCACCTCTGAAGCTGCTTTATCCCAAATCATTGATTCTGCTGTTACAATTGAATATGACATCATTTTAGCTGAAGGATTTAAACAAGCGGACTACGATAAAGTCGTTATTTATAGAAATCCTGAAGAATTATCTTCTTTATCAGCGCTCAGTCATGTACAATATAAGTTGCCGTTTCAAAAATTAAATGATTTAGAGCCGTTCTACCAATGGCTTGAATCGTGGATTGATATAAAAAAAGGATGA
- a CDS encoding molybdenum cofactor biosynthesis protein MoaE → MKQFEIVTEPIQTEQYRDFTLNPHQGAVVVFTGHVREWTKGIRTEHLEYEAYIPMAEKKLAQIGDEINAQWPGTIVSIVHRIGPLEISDIAVLIAVSSPHRKDAYAANEYAIDRIKEVVPIWKKEIWEDGAEWIGHQRGYHEDAVERGQKE, encoded by the coding sequence ATGAAACAGTTTGAGATTGTAACAGAACCGATACAAACAGAACAGTATCGGGACTTTACGCTTAATCCGCATCAAGGAGCAGTCGTTGTATTTACTGGCCATGTTCGAGAATGGACTAAAGGAATACGCACTGAACATTTAGAGTATGAAGCTTATATTCCTATGGCTGAGAAGAAACTTGCACAAATCGGCGACGAAATTAATGCACAGTGGCCAGGTACTATTGTAAGTATTGTACATCGTATCGGGCCATTAGAAATTTCAGATATAGCTGTATTAATTGCGGTATCTTCTCCGCATAGAAAAGACGCATACGCAGCCAATGAGTATGCGATAGATCGTATTAAAGAAGTAGTTCCTATTTGGAAAAAAGAAATCTGGGAAGATGGAGCTGAATGGATCGGCCATCAAAGAGGCTACCATGAAGATGCAGTTGAAAGGGGGCAGAAAGAAT